The Sphingobacterium bambusae genome includes a window with the following:
- a CDS encoding peroxiredoxin gives MSLRLGDTAPNFQAETSVGPIDFYEYIDGGWAVLYSHPSDYTPVCTTELGRTAQLKSEFEKRNVKVLALSVDSVEDHLNWIKDINETQNTSVEFPIIADKDRTVAELYDMIHPNASLTATVRSVFIVGPDKKVKLTLTYPASTGRNFNEILRVIDSLQLTDQYSVATPADWSDGQDVIVVPAIKTEDIPAKFPKGFTEIKPYLRVTPQPNK, from the coding sequence ATGAGTTTAAGACTAGGAGATACAGCGCCTAATTTTCAGGCAGAAACATCGGTAGGACCTATAGATTTCTACGAATATATTGATGGCGGATGGGCGGTATTGTATTCGCATCCCTCTGATTATACACCTGTTTGTACGACCGAATTGGGGCGTACAGCGCAGTTGAAATCGGAGTTCGAAAAACGGAATGTAAAGGTGCTTGCTTTGAGTGTGGATTCGGTGGAAGATCACCTCAATTGGATCAAGGATATCAACGAGACTCAAAATACCTCGGTCGAGTTTCCAATTATTGCGGATAAAGACCGTACAGTGGCTGAGCTGTATGATATGATTCACCCGAATGCCTCGCTTACGGCAACGGTGCGCTCGGTTTTTATCGTAGGGCCGGATAAGAAAGTAAAGTTGACCTTGACCTATCCTGCATCGACGGGCCGTAATTTCAACGAGATCTTGCGCGTGATCGATTCGCTACAGTTGACGGATCAATATTCGGTGGCAACGCCTGCAGACTGGTCTGATGGACAGGATGTGATCGTCGTGCCGGCTATTAAAACGGAAGATATACCTGCGAAATTTCCAAAAGGATTCACGGAAATTAAGCCGTATTTGCGGGTAACACCACAGCCTAATAAATAG
- a CDS encoding SUMF1/EgtB/PvdO family nonheme iron enzyme codes for MIRTDRFMLKRIVILVVLLSFMATFHSCKSKRAGKDLSPKTGVAYNDPNNGGLQINRKVKETPGPGLVAVEGGTFVMGGSLNEDLGYAHDNLKRRVTVASFYIDETEVSNADWLEYLHWIAQNFPDDGKLYYDALPDSLVWRHPLSYNEPYVNLYLRHPSFQDYPVVGVSWEQANAYCQWRTDRVNENVLRQSGVLVDYKTKATQNSGGEAFNTEIYLNGQLRGAGIDGPNMPNDNRPGAQANARRTVRMEDGILKQPYRLPTEAEWEYAALGLIGNTIAGNIENSRTYPWSGLGVRSDKRKNQGRMLANFKITSGNNMGVAGDLNDGGDITVPVMSYGPNDFGLYNMAGNVNEWVNDVYRQLSFEDFEDFNPFRGNVFMDNQYENTEGRVLAKDKYGRPIKVPAKAPRKQTWEELQAQRGSEDQSSTYQYDARGADDEEMKELYGKTTLVNNKSRVFKGGSWNDRAYWLNPATRRFMQQDESNAMTGFRCAMTMVGNVFGPAQGAAKNRPRRTSAP; via the coding sequence ATGATAAGAACAGATCGGTTTATGCTAAAAAGGATCGTCATCCTTGTGGTGCTTTTATCCTTCATGGCTACATTTCATTCCTGCAAAAGCAAAAGAGCGGGCAAAGACCTTTCTCCAAAAACTGGCGTGGCCTATAATGACCCAAACAATGGAGGATTGCAGATCAACAGAAAAGTTAAGGAGACACCTGGGCCAGGTTTGGTAGCCGTGGAAGGGGGAACCTTTGTTATGGGAGGAAGCTTAAACGAAGATTTGGGCTATGCACACGACAACCTAAAACGCCGCGTTACCGTGGCCTCCTTTTACATAGACGAAACGGAAGTATCCAATGCCGATTGGTTGGAATATTTACATTGGATTGCGCAAAACTTCCCAGACGATGGCAAGTTATACTATGACGCGTTACCGGATTCCCTTGTTTGGCGCCATCCGCTGTCCTACAATGAGCCCTACGTAAACCTCTACCTTCGCCACCCGTCTTTTCAAGACTATCCTGTGGTTGGAGTATCTTGGGAACAGGCGAATGCTTATTGCCAATGGAGAACCGATCGGGTCAATGAAAACGTGCTACGGCAGTCGGGCGTGTTGGTAGACTACAAAACCAAAGCAACTCAAAATAGTGGAGGCGAAGCCTTCAATACAGAGATATACCTGAATGGGCAGCTACGTGGCGCGGGAATCGATGGGCCGAACATGCCCAACGACAACAGACCTGGCGCGCAAGCCAATGCACGCCGCACCGTTCGTATGGAAGACGGTATCTTAAAGCAACCCTACCGCTTGCCTACGGAGGCGGAATGGGAGTATGCCGCATTAGGGCTGATCGGAAATACCATTGCCGGCAATATCGAAAATAGCCGCACCTATCCTTGGAGTGGATTGGGCGTTCGTTCTGACAAAAGAAAGAACCAAGGCCGCATGTTGGCCAACTTCAAGATCACGAGCGGAAATAATATGGGCGTGGCGGGAGACCTGAATGACGGAGGCGATATTACCGTACCGGTGATGAGCTACGGACCTAACGATTTTGGCTTGTACAACATGGCAGGAAACGTTAACGAATGGGTAAACGATGTTTATCGCCAACTATCGTTTGAAGATTTTGAAGACTTCAATCCTTTCCGAGGGAATGTTTTTATGGACAATCAATATGAGAACACGGAAGGACGCGTCTTGGCTAAAGATAAATATGGACGGCCGATAAAAGTTCCTGCGAAGGCACCACGCAAACAAACTTGGGAAGAACTACAAGCACAACGTGGATCGGAAGATCAAAGCAGTACCTATCAGTACGATGCACGTGGCGCCGATGATGAGGAAATGAAAGAGCTGTATGGCAAGACAACCTTGGTGAACAATAAGAGCAGAGTTTTCAAAGGAGGTTCTTGGAACGACCGCGCATACTGGCTAAATCCAGCGACACGCCGTTTTATGCAACAGGATGAATCTAATGCGATGACCGGCTTTCGCTGTGCGATGACCATGGTAGGTAACGTTTTCGGGCCTGCGCAAGGAGCTGCAAAGAACAGGCCGCGTCGCACTTCTGCGCCTTAA
- a CDS encoding S1C family serine protease: protein MEGLSHQEFLTWADRYLRSELSLAEQSDFEKYCVENPTYAAMFAEHKALIQSLRQTEARMAFKKNLAKTANSYTLDHEIKKPAKIIKLWQKLQLNAAVAAAIAIVSVFSTLWLTGYYSTLKKTSTDYSALRRDMNNVKRNVNAHNAEIKNIKSDKDNTEAMHFGATGFMITRDGYVVTNYHVITGADSVHLQNHRGQSFKADIIFTNPEKDLAILHISDSTFKSLKNIPYTFKKQDSDLGEDIYTIGFPRDEAVYGQGYLSSSTGYAGDTLAYQISIPVNPGNSGGPVLDKDGNVIGIISGKQKGIDGAAFAIKTKALVETLNSIPADALKGNIVLSNRNGLSNLNRTDQIKRLQDYIYIVKVY, encoded by the coding sequence ATGGAAGGCTTAAGTCATCAAGAATTTTTAACGTGGGCAGATCGTTATCTTCGCAGCGAGTTATCGCTGGCGGAGCAATCAGATTTTGAAAAATATTGTGTGGAGAATCCCACATATGCCGCTATGTTCGCCGAACATAAAGCATTGATACAAAGCCTACGGCAGACGGAAGCTAGAATGGCTTTCAAGAAAAATCTAGCAAAAACAGCCAATAGTTATACTTTGGATCATGAAATCAAGAAGCCGGCTAAGATTATCAAGCTATGGCAAAAATTACAGCTGAATGCAGCTGTTGCTGCAGCCATTGCAATTGTTTCGGTCTTTTCCACTCTTTGGCTTACCGGATATTACAGCACACTCAAGAAAACTAGCACAGACTATAGTGCTTTGCGCCGTGACATGAACAATGTCAAGCGTAATGTCAATGCGCACAATGCGGAAATCAAAAACATCAAAAGCGACAAGGATAACACCGAAGCTATGCATTTTGGTGCTACCGGTTTTATGATCACTCGAGATGGCTATGTGGTAACCAACTACCATGTGATCACTGGTGCCGATTCCGTGCATCTGCAAAACCATCGCGGCCAATCCTTTAAAGCGGATATCATTTTCACCAACCCAGAGAAAGATTTAGCGATTCTTCATATCAGTGACTCTACGTTTAAATCCCTAAAGAATATCCCTTATACATTTAAAAAGCAGGATTCTGATTTAGGAGAAGACATCTACACCATCGGATTCCCTCGTGATGAAGCCGTTTATGGACAAGGCTACTTGAGCTCTTCCACAGGTTATGCTGGTGATACATTGGCCTACCAGATATCTATTCCGGTTAACCCTGGTAATAGTGGTGGCCCGGTGCTGGACAAAGATGGTAATGTAATAGGGATCATCAGCGGCAAGCAAAAAGGTATTGACGGAGCAGCCTTTGCAATAAAGACAAAAGCCTTGGTGGAAACACTAAACAGCATTCCGGCAGATGCATTAAAAGGAAACATCGTATTGAGCAATCGCAACGGATTAAGCAATCTCAATCGCACCGATCAAATCAAACGTCTTCAGGACTATATTTACATCGTAAAAGTTTACTAA
- a CDS encoding RNA polymerase sigma factor, with the protein MSKEKSDISIDLEILRGIESGNSLAIQKLYKVYFPPIAKMIINNQGSREEAQDIFQETVMVLYDKVSRGNFELSSKLQTFLYAVSKRLWLKQLTRGESKYHKDQIDDLEDSLAAEEAIEEHTMTEANLVQMEDALHSLGEPCRTILHDFYIKNASMTDICEKFGYTNPDNAKNQKYKCLQRLKKMFFKK; encoded by the coding sequence GTGAGTAAGGAGAAAAGCGATATAAGCATTGATTTGGAAATCCTTCGCGGTATTGAATCCGGAAATAGTTTAGCTATACAAAAGCTGTATAAAGTGTATTTCCCACCTATCGCCAAGATGATTATCAATAATCAAGGAAGCAGAGAAGAAGCTCAAGATATCTTTCAAGAAACCGTCATGGTCCTCTATGACAAAGTAAGCCGAGGGAATTTCGAACTGAGTAGTAAGCTACAGACCTTTCTATATGCTGTCTCAAAAAGACTATGGCTAAAACAACTTACTCGTGGAGAATCTAAGTATCATAAAGATCAAATTGATGACTTAGAGGATTCATTGGCTGCTGAAGAAGCCATCGAGGAACACACAATGACTGAGGCAAACTTAGTGCAGATGGAAGACGCACTGCATAGCCTTGGAGAGCCGTGTAGAACTATTCTGCATGATTTTTACATTAAAAATGCCTCGATGACGGATATTTGTGAAAAGTTTGGATATACCAATCCCGACAACGCGAAAAACCAAAAATACAAGTGTCTTCAGCGCCTCAAAAAAATGTTTTTTAAAAAGTAA